In Candidatus Sericytochromatia bacterium, one DNA window encodes the following:
- a CDS encoding AAA family ATPase, translated as MVHTADRFTPVRPLGPYLLLVQDQDGMPLVLKRLPDDRANDPEARHEFKLEAWRVAQLRGPRLVRLYSDGSNLAERPFYTMGYAEGPPATLVQPNEVAACVKQLLEALVAIHRHGWVHAALEPAQLRRTEAGIVLVGYGNMTPMGQAARRPGPIGYRSPEHEAGLPLDARADLYSVGALIHFWLTGEMPGELDLLDLVADPLAALGRRLLSRQPADRLPDAQTALIELETKGSGLVRLPQKAPFLLPPTQPRVAAMVPIERLLTNLSNGQGAVRRLEAPPGWGKSTLLSLTAAMSLRNKHAVVRLRGLGPQAWPLSPWREALKTLSAIAQERQGSLLERCRLRLAPLMAPPPNASWPAEAEVSPAPESPLSSELLWRRLCSALLELITGVASPGLVVLLDDWDEADEASRAMLVALVRRLGDAPIVWLVAGAPGRVSELPWPSVEITPFGADELLSLAKAMLPAPAVREGDLTTLAAAAAGQPWFVRTLISLWRDAGEIRVGATSCDIPVPADWPETVSALAWRRGSALDGHAWAVGGAAALLGPLIRPACLEALVPEVEVLATGLDALLRAGILTRVQGGYAFTHPDFATMYARALPPERQVSLHRTLVDAFVDGRLVLDPLSGALHAMRAERPEVAAPLTLAAARQILTLGASETARTILEEGLVMLEAEHPMRGAYLASLGEAHRQADDLSAALTCLREARGVLPPHERVSGLMALARVYAQLNVHEDASLAWREAADTAQSRGDMDGFSLALAGVTDSLNALGRFDAAVESGEAALGGASEAAQLPRAIALLSLGSVLAVGPRERQGEGVALLQQASALFESEGDRPRLVQALLRLGEAEMARGEVQFARQTATRALTLAEELHEVAAMVQAGIQAALVCRALGEGERARELASEARKRAEARQELVGACEAQALEGLLRTGAGDTEAGLALAAEALRRVPATTPPVSLARIQLANVEALLHVGLLPEATQLLQQAASSVKAANRVDWAGRRTYLAGVLAARTGDRERARQDLRAVMAQPNQFLVAQAALQLGQIAIEAGARSEAAGWLEQARRTALSLGAEKLAIDVERVERAMQGLLAQDDESPPAIAKRLETLLTEAQYLLPKVTAPAEEMAALALALREAQVLNGMWPKLLQAQQEQAIAVAIADALFALAPGATRVFVLDQALSPYGARSRGAGEIPFHADQVDTALCISAMESREVREQGAATLAIPLAESPAAPVWGVALVTGEGLEAREILGAVGAAAALVLGRLDA; from the coding sequence ACACTGCGGATCGCTTCACGCCTGTTCGCCCCCTCGGGCCCTACTTGCTCCTCGTGCAGGATCAGGACGGGATGCCGCTCGTGTTGAAGCGCCTGCCGGATGACCGGGCGAACGACCCGGAGGCGCGCCACGAGTTCAAGCTCGAGGCCTGGCGCGTGGCCCAGCTACGTGGCCCCAGATTGGTGCGCCTGTACTCGGACGGCAGCAACCTGGCCGAGCGTCCCTTCTACACCATGGGCTACGCCGAAGGCCCCCCGGCCACCCTGGTACAGCCCAACGAGGTCGCTGCCTGCGTCAAACAGCTGCTCGAGGCGCTGGTGGCGATCCACCGCCACGGCTGGGTCCACGCGGCCCTGGAGCCGGCCCAGCTGCGACGCACCGAAGCCGGCATCGTGCTGGTCGGCTACGGCAACATGACCCCGATGGGGCAAGCGGCCCGGCGGCCTGGCCCGATCGGTTACCGCTCCCCGGAACACGAAGCCGGACTGCCTCTGGATGCTCGGGCCGACCTGTACAGCGTGGGGGCCCTGATTCATTTCTGGTTGACCGGGGAAATGCCCGGTGAGCTGGATCTGCTCGACCTGGTGGCCGACCCGCTGGCGGCGCTCGGACGTCGCCTGCTGTCTCGCCAGCCGGCCGACCGGCTGCCCGACGCGCAGACCGCCCTGATCGAGCTGGAGACCAAGGGCAGCGGACTGGTGCGTCTGCCCCAAAAGGCCCCCTTCCTGCTCCCCCCGACCCAACCGCGCGTCGCCGCCATGGTGCCGATCGAACGGCTGCTCACCAACCTATCGAACGGACAAGGGGCGGTGCGGCGGCTGGAAGCCCCGCCCGGCTGGGGCAAGTCGACCTTGCTGTCGTTGACGGCGGCCATGTCCCTGCGCAACAAGCATGCCGTGGTGCGACTGCGTGGCCTGGGGCCTCAGGCCTGGCCCCTGTCCCCGTGGCGAGAGGCGTTGAAAACGCTCAGCGCGATCGCCCAGGAGCGCCAGGGGTCCCTGCTCGAACGCTGCCGGCTGCGACTCGCGCCGCTGATGGCCCCGCCACCGAATGCCAGCTGGCCGGCAGAGGCGGAGGTCAGCCCAGCGCCGGAGAGCCCGCTCAGCAGCGAACTGCTCTGGCGACGCCTCTGCAGCGCGTTGCTGGAACTGATCACCGGGGTGGCCTCGCCGGGGCTCGTGGTGCTGCTCGATGACTGGGATGAAGCCGACGAGGCCAGTCGGGCCATGCTTGTCGCGCTGGTGCGACGCCTGGGGGATGCACCGATCGTCTGGCTGGTGGCCGGGGCCCCCGGCCGGGTCAGCGAACTTCCCTGGCCGAGCGTCGAGATCACGCCGTTCGGCGCCGATGAATTGCTCTCGCTGGCCAAGGCCATGCTGCCCGCGCCTGCCGTCCGGGAAGGCGATCTGACGACGCTGGCGGCGGCTGCCGCCGGACAGCCCTGGTTCGTGCGAACCCTGATCAGCTTGTGGCGTGACGCGGGCGAGATCCGGGTGGGGGCCACCTCCTGCGACATCCCGGTTCCGGCCGACTGGCCCGAGACGGTCAGTGCGCTCGCCTGGCGCCGCGGCAGTGCGCTCGACGGGCACGCCTGGGCCGTCGGTGGGGCCGCGGCCCTGCTCGGTCCCCTGATTCGCCCCGCCTGTCTGGAGGCGCTGGTGCCCGAGGTGGAGGTGCTGGCCACCGGCCTGGACGCCTTGCTGCGCGCCGGTATCCTGACACGTGTTCAGGGTGGCTATGCCTTCACGCACCCGGATTTCGCCACCATGTACGCCCGGGCCCTGCCGCCCGAGCGCCAGGTCAGCCTGCACCGCACGCTCGTCGATGCCTTCGTCGACGGGCGCCTGGTGCTGGATCCGCTGAGCGGAGCCCTGCACGCCATGCGAGCGGAACGCCCTGAGGTGGCCGCCCCGCTCACGCTCGCGGCCGCCCGGCAGATCCTGACCCTGGGCGCCAGCGAAACCGCCCGCACGATCCTCGAGGAAGGCCTGGTGATGCTGGAGGCCGAGCACCCGATGCGCGGCGCCTACCTGGCCTCGCTCGGCGAAGCGCATCGTCAGGCAGATGACCTCTCGGCCGCCCTGACCTGCCTGCGGGAGGCGCGCGGGGTGCTGCCCCCTCACGAGCGCGTGAGCGGCCTGATGGCGCTGGCCCGCGTGTACGCGCAGCTGAATGTCCACGAAGACGCCAGTCTGGCCTGGCGGGAAGCGGCCGACACGGCCCAGAGCCGCGGGGACATGGATGGATTCTCGCTGGCCCTCGCCGGCGTGACCGACTCCTTAAACGCGCTCGGGCGCTTCGACGCCGCCGTGGAAAGTGGTGAAGCGGCGCTGGGGGGAGCCTCGGAGGCGGCTCAGCTGCCCCGCGCGATCGCCCTGCTGTCGCTCGGCTCCGTGCTGGCCGTCGGCCCGCGCGAACGCCAGGGGGAAGGCGTGGCCCTGCTGCAGCAGGCCAGCGCGTTGTTCGAGAGCGAGGGCGATCGCCCCCGCCTGGTGCAGGCCCTGCTGCGCCTGGGCGAGGCGGAGATGGCCCGGGGCGAGGTTCAGTTCGCCAGGCAGACCGCCACGCGGGCCCTGACCCTGGCCGAGGAGCTTCACGAGGTGGCTGCCATGGTGCAGGCCGGCATCCAGGCCGCCCTGGTGTGCCGCGCGCTGGGCGAGGGGGAGCGAGCCCGCGAACTGGCCAGCGAGGCCCGCAAACGGGCCGAAGCTCGCCAGGAGCTGGTGGGGGCCTGTGAGGCCCAGGCCCTGGAGGGATTGCTGCGCACCGGCGCCGGCGACACCGAAGCCGGGCTGGCGCTGGCGGCCGAAGCGCTGCGCCGGGTGCCTGCCACCACCCCGCCCGTGAGCCTGGCTCGCATCCAGCTGGCCAACGTGGAAGCGTTGCTCCATGTCGGCCTGCTGCCCGAAGCGACCCAGCTGCTGCAGCAAGCCGCCAGCAGCGTGAAGGCGGCCAACCGGGTCGACTGGGCCGGGCGTCGGACCTACCTGGCTGGCGTGCTGGCGGCCCGCACGGGCGATCGCGAGCGGGCCCGCCAGGATCTGCGGGCCGTCATGGCGCAACCCAACCAGTTTCTGGTGGCCCAGGCCGCGCTGCAACTGGGCCAGATCGCGATCGAGGCAGGTGCGCGTTCCGAGGCTGCTGGCTGGCTGGAACAGGCCCGCCGCACGGCCCTGTCGCTGGGAGCCGAGAAGTTGGCGATCGACGTTGAACGGGTCGAGCGTGCCATGCAGGGCCTGCTGGCCCAGGATGACGAATCTCCACCAGCGATTGCCAAGCGGCTGGAAACGCTGCTGACTGAGGCGCAGTACCTGCTGCCCAAGGTGACCGCACCGGCAGAGGAAATGGCCGCCCTGGCGCTGGCGCTGCGCGAGGCCCAGGTCCTGAACGGGATGTGGCCGAAGCTGTTACAAGCCCAGCAGGAGCAGGCGATCGCCGTGGCGATTGCCGACGCGTTGTTCGCGCTCGCGCCCGGGGCCACGCGCGTCTTCGTGCTGGATCAGGCCCTGTCCCCTTACGGTGCCCGCTCGCGGGGGGCCGGGGAGATTCCCTTCCATGCCGACCAGGTGGACACGGCCCTGTGCATCTCAGCGATGGAATCCCGCGAAGTCAGAGAGCAGGGGGCGGCCACCCTGGCCATTCCGCTGGCTGAATCCCCCGCGGCCCCCGTCTGGGGCGTCGCCCTGGTGACCGGAGAGGGCCTGGAGGCACGGGAGATTCTAGGGGCCGTCGGGGCGGCCGCCGCCCTGGTGCTCGGACGCCTGGATGCGTGA
- a CDS encoding DUF4870 domain-containing protein: MSDDLQQASSFRPAAPAGEVTGLERLAAGVAHGAPFLGVPLLAPFLIWLLFPLLRPSPYVRHQAMQAVLFHLFAVILLTPLWAAAMALWYVILIGWPFALPLTILAGVVSLWMGWVVLVATWKALHGEAYRMPVVGGFTRVD, from the coding sequence ATGAGTGACGATCTGCAGCAGGCCAGCTCCTTCCGTCCCGCGGCTCCCGCCGGGGAGGTCACAGGCCTTGAGCGGCTTGCCGCGGGCGTGGCCCACGGCGCGCCCTTTCTGGGGGTACCGCTGCTCGCGCCCTTCTTGATCTGGTTGCTCTTCCCGTTGCTGCGGCCCTCGCCCTATGTGCGCCATCAGGCGATGCAGGCGGTGCTGTTCCACCTGTTCGCCGTGATTCTGCTGACGCCCCTGTGGGCGGCTGCGATGGCGCTCTGGTACGTGATCCTGATCGGCTGGCCGTTTGCCTTGCCGTTGACCATCCTGGCCGGTGTGGTCTCACTCTGGATGGGCTGGGTGGTCCTGGTGGCGACCTGGAAGGCGTTACACGGCGAGGCCTATCGCATGCCGGTGGTGGGGGGCTTCACGCGGGTCGACTGA
- a CDS encoding carboxypeptidase-like regulatory domain-containing protein, producing MAALMAGAWPFGRGSAGVTVGLAVLAAGCGTWGFQAELLVRVVDARTGQAVSGALVEADLQERRTGPSGQARFTLKPAAYDVAVTHPAYQALVTDVMLAPNAVLARTVGLEPRSPGASPAPPSPGASPLPSGPPPATPGSDVSVSGRVTDPSGNRLPNADLLVESAWGIPLGQARTNAQGEFRVAQLPRGETIKLTVIATGFRSVTRTARLEGDWRLDFTGMYALRPDQPAPAQPGGPATVQIDGAVEDAAGVAVDGAFVRAESDNVRYPFTAIALTRYGHFEFKAPADIPIRFTATKPGYRPVTFLERLTWVPGAGPLRLDFTGGRALVPQRTP from the coding sequence ATGGCCGCGCTGATGGCTGGCGCCTGGCCGTTCGGACGCGGCTCCGCGGGCGTCACCGTGGGGCTGGCGGTGCTGGCCGCCGGGTGTGGCACCTGGGGGTTTCAGGCCGAACTGCTGGTGCGCGTGGTCGATGCCCGCACGGGGCAGGCGGTCAGTGGCGCGCTGGTGGAGGCCGATCTGCAGGAGCGTCGCACCGGGCCCAGCGGACAGGCGCGCTTCACGCTCAAGCCGGCCGCCTATGATGTGGCCGTGACCCATCCTGCCTATCAAGCGCTGGTGACGGACGTGATGCTGGCGCCGAACGCGGTCCTGGCGCGCACGGTGGGCCTTGAACCGCGCTCCCCGGGGGCCAGCCCGGCACCCCCCTCGCCGGGGGCCTCGCCGCTGCCGTCCGGGCCCCCCCCGGCCACGCCCGGGAGCGACGTCAGCGTGTCAGGGCGAGTGACCGATCCGAGTGGCAACCGGTTGCCGAATGCCGACCTGCTGGTCGAATCCGCCTGGGGCATTCCGCTCGGCCAGGCGCGCACCAACGCGCAGGGTGAATTCCGGGTGGCCCAGCTGCCCAGAGGGGAGACGATCAAGCTGACGGTGATCGCGACCGGGTTCCGCTCGGTGACGCGTACGGCGCGCCTGGAAGGCGACTGGCGGCTGGACTTCACCGGCATGTACGCGCTGCGCCCCGACCAGCCGGCCCCGGCTCAGCCGGGAGGCCCCGCGACGGTCCAGATCGATGGGGCGGTGGAAGATGCGGCGGGAGTGGCCGTGGATGGTGCTTTCGTGCGCGCCGAGTCGGACAACGTCCGTTACCCCTTCACGGCGATCGCCCTGACGCGCTACGGCCATTTCGAGTTCAAGGCGCCGGCTGACATTCCGATCCGCTTCACCGCCACCAAGCCGGGCTACCGCCCGGTCACCTTTCTCGAGCGTCTGACCTGGGTGCCCGGGGCCGGCCCGCTGCGGCTCGACTTCACCGGCGGGCGCGCCCTGGTGCCACAACGCACGCCGTGA
- the mutM gene encoding bifunctional DNA-formamidopyrimidine glycosylase/DNA-(apurinic or apyrimidinic site) lyase, translated as MPELPEVETAARDLAAHVGGARIAALQHLDWPRLIAPLDPEGFGAAIKGQVIQRVSRRAKWLLLELSGGLTLAVHLRMSGSLFVPRPEERVDAHTRLVLALSDGRTLHFRDVRKFGRMRLLDAAGLAALDAAHGPEPLADAFTPACLKGILRGRTTRIKPLLLDQSLIAGIGNIYADEALWHSQLHPERPADSLRANEVQRLHEAIRFVLDKAIRLRGSTLRDYRTGTGESGENQDHFLVYGRTGAPCGRCHTALIRCVVAQRGTHLCPHCQTLPPARGSARTATPRAR; from the coding sequence ATGCCGGAACTGCCCGAAGTTGAAACGGCGGCCCGCGATCTGGCGGCTCACGTCGGCGGCGCCCGCATCGCCGCGCTCCAGCACCTCGACTGGCCCCGCCTGATCGCCCCGCTTGATCCGGAAGGCTTCGGCGCCGCGATCAAGGGTCAGGTGATCCAGCGCGTCTCGCGTCGCGCCAAGTGGCTGCTGCTCGAGCTGTCCGGCGGCCTGACGCTGGCCGTGCACCTGCGCATGTCGGGCAGCCTGTTCGTGCCTCGACCGGAAGAACGCGTGGACGCCCACACGCGTCTGGTTTTGGCCCTCTCGGATGGCCGCACGCTGCACTTCCGAGACGTGCGCAAGTTCGGCCGGATGCGGCTGCTCGATGCGGCTGGTCTCGCCGCACTGGACGCGGCCCACGGCCCTGAACCGCTTGCGGACGCCTTCACGCCGGCCTGCCTGAAGGGCATCCTGCGCGGGCGCACCACCCGTATCAAGCCCCTGCTGCTGGACCAGAGCCTGATCGCAGGCATCGGCAACATCTACGCCGATGAAGCCCTCTGGCACAGCCAGTTGCATCCGGAGCGCCCGGCAGACAGCCTCCGCGCGAACGAGGTGCAGCGGCTCCACGAGGCGATCAGGTTCGTGCTGGACAAGGCCATCCGCCTGCGCGGCAGCACCTTGCGCGACTACCGAACGGGCACCGGAGAATCGGGCGAGAACCAGGACCACTTTCTGGTCTATGGCCGCACCGGAGCCCCTTGCGGTCGCTGCCACACCGCACTGATCCGTTGCGTCGTGGCCCAGCGCGGCACCCACCTGTGTCCCCACTGCCAGACGCTGCCGCCCGCCCGAGGCAGCGCGAGGACCGCCACGCCACGGGCCCGTTGA
- a CDS encoding LysM peptidoglycan-binding domain-containing protein yields MQATHRVRQGESLYAIARKHHTTVEALQAANGIADPNLIQAGATLRIVPPPTAAVAVAPDQATLERPRGNALSQLGLPAGPPTQASPPLPDTDARPAQPPSVAAGARAPAQADAAEETQANLSPADKEALVRAIAAEARGETPAVWAAMAQTIINYARFKGESIPQLVRSSYLSSNHDGNRVYYQMPLDRIPNREGIEAAVEQGARGDSAVGEKHIFFHDTSISTPWYGTQPVRLGRMVFYAPKPGVQV; encoded by the coding sequence GTGCAAGCCACCCACCGGGTTCGCCAGGGCGAAAGCCTCTACGCCATCGCCAGGAAGCACCACACGACGGTCGAGGCCCTGCAGGCGGCCAACGGCATCGCCGATCCGAACCTGATCCAGGCCGGCGCCACCCTGCGCATCGTGCCGCCGCCGACGGCCGCTGTCGCTGTGGCGCCTGATCAGGCGACGCTCGAGCGGCCGCGCGGGAACGCCCTGTCCCAGCTCGGTTTGCCGGCTGGCCCCCCCACGCAGGCTTCGCCGCCGCTGCCGGACACCGACGCGCGCCCGGCGCAACCGCCGAGCGTGGCCGCCGGGGCTCGAGCGCCGGCGCAGGCCGATGCGGCCGAGGAAACCCAGGCCAACCTGTCGCCCGCCGACAAGGAGGCCCTGGTGCGGGCGATCGCCGCGGAGGCGCGTGGCGAAACGCCGGCCGTCTGGGCTGCCATGGCGCAGACGATCATCAACTACGCGCGTTTCAAGGGCGAGTCGATCCCGCAGCTGGTGCGTTCCAGCTACCTGAGCTCCAATCACGATGGCAACCGCGTCTACTACCAGATGCCGCTCGATCGGATTCCCAACCGCGAGGGCATCGAGGCTGCGGTGGAACAGGGGGCCCGCGGGGATTCCGCGGTCGGGGAGAAGCACATTTTCTTTCACGACACCTCGATCTCGACGCCGTGGTACGGCACCCAGCCGGTGCGTCTTGGGCGGATGGTGTTCTATGCGCCCAAGCCGGGTGTGCAGGTTTGA
- a CDS encoding aminotransferase class V-fold PLP-dependent enzyme yields MFLNHGSFGACPSPVLAEQSVWRERMERQPLRFLGRELEGLLDQARGALAAFVGADPAGLVFVANATTGVATVVACLRLTPGDELLTTTHVYPAVRHVLRRAAERSGARLVEVPLPFPLTEAEAITQAVLQGVTPRTRLAVLDHLTSPTALRFPLESLVPALRARGVETLVDGAHAPGQIPLDLTALGAAYYVGNCHKWLGAPKGAAFLSVRPDCEAGIVPLVASRGAYSPRTDRPRLHLEFDWVGTTDPTAVLSIPAALAAHASLLPGGWPALMERNHRLALAAQAVMAEALGLPDGPPAALLGAMAALPLPPDPTPLAAQAPFHSVLQTDLLAAGFEVPLFHHPAHPERVIRVSAFAYNHLAQYRALAAALLDMVC; encoded by the coding sequence GTGTTTCTCAATCATGGTTCCTTCGGGGCTTGCCCCTCGCCGGTGCTCGCCGAACAGTCTGTCTGGCGCGAGCGCATGGAGCGCCAGCCCTTGCGCTTCCTGGGCCGGGAACTGGAGGGTCTGCTCGATCAGGCGCGGGGGGCGCTGGCGGCCTTCGTGGGCGCGGATCCGGCTGGGCTCGTCTTCGTGGCCAATGCCACGACCGGCGTGGCCACGGTGGTGGCCTGCTTGCGCCTGACGCCGGGCGATGAGCTGCTGACCACGACCCACGTCTATCCGGCGGTGCGGCACGTGTTGCGCCGCGCAGCTGAGCGCAGCGGGGCGAGGCTGGTGGAGGTGCCGCTGCCCTTTCCGCTGACGGAGGCCGAGGCGATCACCCAGGCGGTGCTGCAGGGCGTCACGCCGCGCACCCGCCTCGCCGTGCTGGACCATCTCACCAGCCCGACCGCCTTGCGCTTCCCGTTGGAATCACTGGTGCCGGCCCTGCGCGCGCGCGGGGTGGAGACGCTGGTCGACGGGGCCCATGCCCCGGGCCAGATTCCGCTCGACCTGACGGCCCTCGGCGCCGCCTACTATGTGGGCAACTGCCACAAGTGGCTGGGGGCGCCCAAGGGGGCGGCTTTTCTCTCGGTCCGCCCTGATTGCGAGGCCGGCATCGTGCCGCTGGTGGCCAGTCGCGGAGCTTACTCTCCGCGCACCGACCGCCCCCGCCTGCATCTGGAGTTCGACTGGGTGGGCACCACCGACCCCACCGCGGTGCTGAGCATCCCGGCTGCTCTGGCCGCCCACGCCAGCCTGCTGCCTGGCGGCTGGCCGGCCCTGATGGAACGCAATCACCGGCTGGCCCTGGCGGCTCAGGCCGTGATGGCGGAGGCCTTGGGCTTGCCCGATGGTCCGCCGGCCGCTCTGCTGGGGGCCATGGCGGCGCTGCCGCTGCCGCCAGACCCCACCCCTCTGGCGGCCCAGGCGCCCTTTCACTCGGTCTTGCAGACGGACTTGCTGGCGGCGGGCTTCGAGGTGCCGCTGTTTCATCACCCGGCCCATCCGGAGCGCGTGATTCGCGTCTCGGCCTTTGCTTACAACCACCTGGCCCAGTACCGTGCCCTGGCCGCGGCGCTGCTTGACATGGTGTGTTAA